One Malania oleifera isolate guangnan ecotype guangnan chromosome 10, ASM2987363v1, whole genome shotgun sequence genomic region harbors:
- the LOC131165625 gene encoding fasciclin-like arabinogalactan protein 11, with protein MENHIFSSFSLLLLILLHSIPTPSQSQPPSPAPLSPAPPSLAPLPPTPPSLSPLPLVSISPTPLSPSPLSPAPSAPAINITAILDKSGRFTSLIRLLKTTQVDDRISTLLSESKQGLTLLAPTDNAFSKLKSGTLNSLSVQQQVQVVLFHLLASYFPISDFQSASNPLRTLAGDNGNGDYPINVTTSSNLVKLTSGLVSTTIGKTIYTDGQLAVYEVDDVLLPPRIFANLPPAPAPTKRGKAAAATADDSSSGSSGDGGSVELSGAEAPVWRSWVWFGGAVAVAASSVF; from the coding sequence ATGGAAAACCACATCTTCTCCTCATTCTCACTGCTACTGCTGATCCTCCTCCACTCCATCCCAACCCCATCTCAGTCCCAACCTCCATCTCCGGCGCCCCTGTCTCCGGCACCTCCTTCTCTGGCTCCTCTGCCTCCCACCCCTCCTTCTCTGTCTCCTCTCCCCCTCGTATCCATTTCCCCAACGCCCCTGTCCCCGTCTCCCCTGTCTCCGGCGCCGTCGGCCCCCGCCATTAACATCACCGCAATCCTCGATAAGTCAGGCCGATTCACATCCCTCATCCGATTGCTGAAAACCACCCAAGTGGACGACCGAATCTCCACTCTGCTCTCCGAGTCCAAGCAGGGCCTTACCCTGCTAGCCCCCACCGACAATGCCTTCTCTAAGCTAAAATCCGGCACTCTGAACTCGCTCTCCGTTCAGCAGCAAGTTCAGGTGGTTCTCTTCCATCTCCTCGCTTCCTATTTCCCCATTTCGGATTTCCAATCTGCGAGCAACCCACTTCGCACCCTGGCCGGAGACAATGGCAACGGCGATTACCCTATCAACGTGACCACTTCGAGCAATCTGGTGAAACTCACCTCAGGGCTCGTCAGCACAACAATTGGCAAGACCATATACACTGATGGGCAGCTGGCGGTGTACGAGGTGGACGATGTGCTCCTTCCACCGAGGATCTTCGCCAATTTGCCGCCGGCCCCTGCGCCGACCAAACGCGGAAAGGCGGCGGCGGCGACTGCAGATGATAGTTCTTCGGGGTCTTCCGGTGACGGTGGCTCCGTGGAATTATCTGGCGCGGAGGCTCCGGTCTGGCGCTCCTGGGTTTGGTTTGGCGGCGCAGTGGCTGTGGCAGCGTCTTCTGTGTtctaa